In the Candidatus Dechloromonas phosphoritropha genome, TGTCGCGGTCGACCGTCAGTCTGGCCGAAATTTCGATCCCGCTTTCGTGTTGACGCTTGGTCAACGCGTTCTGCAACAGGTTTTCGGCGATGCTGTCGAACAGCGCGCTCGGTATCTCCGCCTCGCCGGCCGGGTCGTTCCACTCGATGTGGTCGCCGGTGTGGCGATCCTGCAGGCGCCCCCACCACTTCGCGGAGGAAACATTGCAGCTGTCGTCGGCCTGTGGGCGCTGCAACTTGTCGAGCGTTGATTTCAGACGCTCCGCGATCTGCGGCAACTGGCGGGCGAGCAGTTGCGCTGTCGCTTCCGGGTTGCCCCGCTGCGCTGCCGCATAGCAAAGAGTGTGCAGTGACTGCAACAGATTCTTGACGTCATGGGTCACGCGGGCGCCGGTTTCGTAGACCGCCTGCAGATAACTCATGCGCTGCAATTCGTGGGTCTGGAACTTTACAAGGTAGAACTCGGTGGCCAGGCGCAGCAGCCATTCGACATGCCAGCGCATTGCCGGTGACGGGGCATAGTGGAAATATATGGCGAGCAGGAGGTTGTCCCGGCGATACTCCTGGGGGTACGGCGAGGTTTCGCCGACCTCGCCGGACTCCGAATCCGCTTGCCAGCGACAGCCGACCACCCAGGGCATGTGCTCCAGTTGTTCGGCGATGGTGGCGAGGAAACGCACTGGGTGGCTTTCGTGCTCGCTGGTTTCGGCCAGTTGAATCAGCCATTGTTCAAGTGGCAGGCCGACCGAGAGCAGGTAGCGTGAGAGGGCGGAGCCAATTCCGGAAAAGCCACCGCGCGGGTTCCACGCCCACGCCAACACGAGCAGGGCGGCGGCAATCGCCAGCGAGGTCTGCGCCAGCGCCTCGACATAGCTGATGGCGGACACGAAAGTGACGGCCAGCGCGCCAAGCACGAAGACGGCGAGCGCCAGAAATACCAGCAGACCGTAGAAGAGGTCGAACGCGTCACCCGCCCGGCGGCGTAGCGGGTGCGAAGGAAAGACGAGGAGCGCACCGAGCAGGAGCGGCATGTAGTGAGCGATCATTTCCCTGGACAAGGGATTGAGGACGACGGACGGAGAGATTTCCGGAACGATGCCAAAGATGGTCAGGCAGACCAGATAGCCGAAGGCGAAGAGATAGCCGGCGCGCTCGAGGCGGTCACTGGTCCATAGCACGCGCCCGCCGATCACCGCCGCCAGGGCGCCGCACCAGATCAGCATCAGCCACGGGCTGAGCAGCCACGTCGAGGCAAGCGCGGCAGCCAGCAGTGCCCCCCCCTGACGCCAGCTCATGGGCCGCTCGCCGGCGACAAAGGGCTGCCAGAGCAGAAACAGGCCGAAGGCGACGAACCACAGGATACGGATGGCCGGCAATTTCCAGCCGCCAAAGGCCAGCGCATGGAGCAGCAGGAGGTGCCCGGCCAGCAGAAGGTGGGGCTGGCGCGACCACCAGGGGAGGGTGCTTGAAGTGTCGGTGTTCATGTTTTCAACAACTGTCGAATTTCCGACAGGGTAAACACAAATTTCGGGCGCTGAAACCGCAAAATGACCCCATTTCAATCTGGCACGGAGTTTGCTTTGGTATGTGCATAAAGACCCAACCGGAGAAAGAAATGAAAAACAGCCAAGGTGGCTTCACCCTCGTCGAAATTGCCATCGTACTGGTCATTATCGGCCTGTTGCTGGGCGGCGTACTGAAAGGTCAGGAATTGATCACCCAGGCCAAGATCAGGAACGTTGCCAACGACCTTAACGGGATGTCGGCCGCAGTATACGGCTACCAGGATCGCTACAAGAAGTTCCCCGGTGACGACAACGATGCCGCGAGCCGGTGGACAAACCCGGCTACGATATCGGGCGACGGTAACGGGGCGGTTGGCGCTACCGGCCAGGCTACCGTAATCGATTGTGTGGGTGCGGGGAAGGATGGCGAGAATTGCCGCTTCTGGCAGCATCTCCGGTTGTCCGGGTTCGTCGGAGGCGACTCAGGCAGTTGGCTCGCACCGCAGAATGCTGCGGGCGGCATCCTGCAGGCGCAGAATGGGGCGCTCGGCCTTTCGGCGCTGACCATTTGTTCGACCAACCTGTCGGGCAAGATCGCCAACGCGATTGATGCGCAGTTCGATGACGGCAAGCCCAATACCGGTCAGGTTCGCGGAACGAGTAACGCTGCGGCGCTGAATGTGACGCCTACGGAAACTGCCTACGTGGACGACGGCGGCACAGTCTATGTGGTTTGCAAGACGCTGTAAGTCACGGACGCTCTCGGAAGCCCGCTTCGGCGGGTTTTTTCATTTGTGGAGTAGCCGCTCCTCGGCGACGGTGACCGCTTCGCGGTCACCGAGTACGACGACAACGTCACCTTCCAGCAGGCGGGTTTCGGGGGCTGGCTCGACCGCGCGGATGCCGCGGCGGCGTATGGCGCTGACCTCGCAGCCGATTTCATCCAGATTGAGGTCGTCCAGGGTCCGCCCAATTGCGCTGGCACCTGGCCCAAGGAGAATCGAGTGCAGCCTGGGCTGGTAATGGTCGTCACGCGCGTCATGGTCATGATCGCTCGCGCCACGATAGATGCCGCGCAGCAGGCTGTAGCGCTCCGAGCGCGTCTGGCGGACGCGCCTGATCACCCGATTGAGCGGAACGCCGAGCAACATGAGTGCATGCGAGGCCAGCATCAGGCTGGCTTCGAGTACTTCGGGAACCACTTCAGTAGCGCCCGCCCGCGACAGGCGCTCCAAGTCGCGTTCATCCGCGGTGCGGACTATGACCGGCACCTCCGGCCGCGCGGACTGAACATGGAATAGAATCTTTTCGGCTAGGGGCGTGTCACTCATGGTGACTATCACTACGCTGGCCCGCATCAGGCCGGCGGCGATCAGGGATTCCTTGCGTCCGGCATCGCCGAAAACGACGCTTTCACCACCGGCTACGGCTTCGCGAATCCGATCCGGGTCAAGATCGAGCGCAATGTAAGTGATCCCTTCCTGGCCGAGAAAGCGCGCCAGATACTGACCGTTACGCCCGAAGCCGCAAAGGATCGCATGTTTTTCGGTGTCCATGGATTGCGCGGCGATCTTCGTCAACTGCATTGAGCGCATCATCCACTCGCTGGCGACGAAGCGCATTACCAGCTTTTCGCTATATTGAATGATGAAGGGCGCAACCAGCATCGACAGGACCAGCACCGTCAGCGCCACCTGCTCGATGGCTTTCGGCGCGTTGGCGATTTCGCCGAGCAGGACGAAACCGAACTCGCCGCCGGCGCAGAGCCATAGCGCCGAGCGAATGGCATTGCCCGGCGTCGACCCGAGGCGCCAGGACAGCAATCCGACGACCGCCGCCTTGATCGCGAGCAGACTGATCAAAATCAGCAAGACCTGCCACCACAACCCGACAACGATATGCAGATCCAACTTGACGCCGATGGTCACGAAGAACAGACCCATCAACACGTCACGGAACGGCTTGATGTCCTCCTCCATCTGCAGGCGGTATTCGGTTTCGGAAATCAGCATGCCGGCGACGAAGGCGCCAAGGGCCAGCGACAGGCCGGCCAGTTCGGTCAGCGTGGCGAGGCCCAGGGTGATCAGCAGCACGTTGAGGACGAATACCTCGGAAGACTTGGCACGGGCGACGAAGTGGAACCACCTGCGCATCAGCTTCTGGCCAAACACGAGTATCACGGCGAGCACCACGACGGCCTTGAGCAGCGCGATGCCGAGCAGCATCGCGAGCTTTTCCGGCGGCTGCGTCAGCGACGGAATGATTACCAGCAACGGCACCACCGCGAGATCCTGAAAGAGCAGCACCCCCATTATTTCCCGACCGTGGGCCGTGTCGAACTGCATGCGTTCGGCAAGCAGCTTGGTCAGGACGGCGGTCGAGGACATCGCGAAGATGCCGCCGAGGGCGATGCCAAGTTGCCAGTTGATGCCGGCGAACATGACCAGGCCGGCGATCAGCAACATGCTGACCACGACCTGGAGCAGGCCTAGGCCGAATACGATGCGCTTCATCGAGTAGAGCTTGGGCAGCGAGAACTCGAGACCGATCGAGAACATCAGGAAGACGACGCCGAATTCGGCGAGATACTCGACCCGATGCACGTCGTCCATAAGGTTGAGGGCGTGCGGGCCGATGATGCTGCCAACGAGCAGATAGCCGAGGACTGGTGGCAGGTTGAAGCGGCGGCAGATGACTACTGCCAGTACCGAGGCGCCGAGAAGCAGAAGGGCAAGGGAGAGTGAGCTCAAGTCCGTTTCGCAAGTCAGGTATACTCGGACAATCATAACCGCAGCATGGCCATGAACCCAAGCTTGATAGCCGATCATTTTTCTTCGGAGCGTGCCCTTGAGCTCGGTCGCCAGACACTGAGCATCGAGGCTGCCGCGGTCAAGGCGCTTGCAGGCAGGATAGGTGGCGAGTTTGCGGTGGCCGTCAGGCTGATTCTCGGCTGTCACGGGCGAGTGATCGTCAGCGGCATGGGCAAGTCCGGACACGTCGCCCGGAAGATCGCCTCGACGATGGCCAGCACCGGGACGCCGGCTTATTTCGTTCATCCGGCCGAGGCGAGCCATGGCGACCTCGGGATGATCACCCGCGACGACGTTCTGCTGGCGCTGTCGAACTCCGGAGAGTCCGAGGAATTGCTGCGCATCATTCCCCTGGTCAAGCGCCAGGGTGCGCGCCTGATCACCATGACCGGCGCCCCAACCTCGACACTTGCTCGCGAGGCAGATGTTCACCTCGATGCCGGCGTCGAGCAGGAGGCCTGTCCGCACAATTTGGCGCCGACGGCGAGCACGACGGCGGCGCTGGCGCTCGGCGATGCCCTGGCAGTCGCGCTGTTGGATGCGCGCGGCTTCGGTCCGGACGATTTCGCCCGTTCTCATCCCGGCGGTTCGCTCGGGCGTCGGTTACTGACCCATGTCCGCGACGTGATGCGCACGGGCGACGGCGTGCCGACCGTGAGCCCCCGGACCGGCGTCACCGATGCCATCCTCGCCATGTCGCGTGGCGGCCTCGGGCTGGTGGCCGTCCTCGACGATCAGAAACGGACGCTTGGTATCTTCACCGACGGCGACCTGCGCCGCGCTTTCGAAAAACGGGTCGATCTGTTGTCGGCGCGCATCGACAGCGTCATGCATGTCCGTCCGCGTACAATCGGCCCCGACCGGCTCGCGGTCGAGGCGGTCGAGATGATGGAGCGCTACCGGATCAACGCCCTGCTTGTTGTCGATACGGATGGCCGCCTGCTGGGGGCGCTCAATATGCATGATTTGTTTACGGCCAGGGTGATCTGATGGACACCAGAATGCGCGCCAGCCGCGTCAAGCTGATCGCCTTCGACATCGATGGCGTGATGACCGATGGCGGCCTCTGCTACACCGACGACGGTCGTGAGTTAAAAATATTTAGCGTCCAGGACGGTCTCGGCCTGAAACTCCTGCAGCGTGGCGGAATCGAACTGGCCATCGTCACCGGGCGCAGCTCGGGTGTGGTGGCCGCGCGTGCCGCCGATCTCGGCATCGAACATGTCTTCCAGGGGGTTGCCGACAAGCGAGAGACAGTTGGTGGGCTGCTCGCGCGACTCTGTTTCCACTGGCCGGAATGCGCTTTCATGGGCGACGATCTGATCGACCTGCCGGTCATGATGCAGTGCGGCTTGGCGATCGCCCCGGCCAACGCGCGGCCCGTGGTTCGCGAGCGCGCGCATGTGGTAATGGACAGTTCGGGTGGTCATGGCGCGGTGCGCGAGGCTGCCGAATTTATTCTTGCCGCCCAGGGTAAGCTCGAAAACCTTTTCGCCGCCTACCTCGACCCGCAATGAAATTTACTTCCCACCAGATCTTCGTGCTCGTGCTGCTGGCGCTGCTCGCAGGCCTCACCTTCTGGCTGCAAAAGGTGATGGCGCCGGCCGAAGCAGTCAGCGATGGAAAGTTTCGCCATGACCCAGATATCTTTGCGGAAAACTTCATTATCCGCACTTTCGACGAAGGGGGGCGGGTCAAATACCGCCTGACGGCACCGTACATGGAACATTTTCCCGATGACGACAGTTCGGAGCTGAAATCGCCGGTCCTGACCCAATACCGGCCAGATGCGGTGACGCTCACGACGTCCGGCAACAACGCGCGGGTGACGAGCCAGGGGGACACCGTGTTTCTCTGGGATGACGTCAAGGCGGTTCGTTCAGAGACGAGGGAGCGGCCGGTAATGGTCGCCAGGATGCCCGACCTGACCGTCGAACCCGATACCGGGATCGCGTTTACCAACAGCGCGGTCGAGATTACCGAAGACCGCTCCTGGGTCAAGGGGGTGGGCATGCAAGTGGACAACAATGCCTCAACCTTCGTCCTGCAATCGCAGGTCACCGGAATGTCCTATCCACGTCGAGCGAAAAAATGAGCCTGAGAACCGTCACCCTCCTGATCCTTGCCTTGCTGTCGCAGGTGGCTTTTGCCGAGCGCGCTGATCGCGACAAGCCCATGCAGGTCGAAGCCAACAGGATTTCGATTGATGACGCCAAGAAGATCCAGATTCTCGAGGGTGACGTGGTGGTAATCAAGGGCACGATGGTGCTGCGCGCCGATCGTGTGGTGATCACCGAGGACGAGTTTGGCTTCCAGAAGGGAACGGCGTTCGGCGGCAAGGATGGACTGGCGCGCATGCGGCAGAAGCGCGAGGGCATGGATGAATATACTGATGGCGAAGCCGAGCGCATCGAGTACAACACCAATACTGAAATCGCCGAATTCTTTCACCGCGCCTGGGTCAAGAGCGGACCGGACCAGGTCCGCGGGGACTACATCTGGTATGACTCGATCAGTGAAAAATATCTGGTGACGGCAGGCCAGAGCCGTGACCCGAAAGCGCCGCCGGCGCGGGTGCGCGCGTTGATCCAGTCCAGGAACAAGAGCGCGCAGGTGGAGCAGCCGGCCGCATCGGGTCAGCCTCTGGAACTGAAGGGATCGGGCGCGCTGGGGACGACGCCCGCACGGAACTGAGGCCTCTTCGCTGCTGCGGTGCAGGATCCGGTATCGGGCAGGGGTCGTTGCGGCACCGGTAAGTACCTGTTCTGACCTACCCTAAAAAATTTGTTGCGGTGCACCAAATTTTGTTGACATTCAGAGATTAACCCCTATAATCAAGCCCATGGTGCAGTGCAGCAAAAAGATTTAGATGTGCCGTGCTGCTTGTCCCTGACCTTTCGTCAAACTTTAATACAGGAGATCCCACAATGTTCACCACCCCCGAGCAATTTGCCGCCGCCAACAAGGCCACCGTTGATTCACTGCTGTCCGTGGCCAACACCGCGCTGGCTTCCGCCGAGCGTATCGCTGCCCTGAACCTGAACACCGCCCGTTCCATGATGGAAGATTCGGTCTCCGGCGCCAAGGCCATGATGGGTGCCAAGGACGTCCAGGACGCCATGTCGATCCAGGCTTCGCTGGCACAGCCCAATGTCGAGAAGGCTGTCGCCTACTCGCGTTCCGTCTATGAAATCTCGGCCCAGACGCAGGAAGAGATGGCCAAGATGATCGAAGCACAGTTCGGTGACTTCCAGAAAACCGTTGCCGGCCTGCTCGACAAGGCTGCCAAGTCCGCTCCGGCCGGTTCCGACGTTGCCGTTGCTGCCGTCAAGAGCGCCATCGCTGCCGCGACTTCTGCTTTCGACAACATGAACAAGGCCGCCAAACAGGTTGCCGAGATCGCCGAAGCCAACGTCGCCGCCGCGACCAACGCGACCGTCAAGGCTGTCGGTGCCGTCGCCCGCGGCAAGAAGTAATCTGCTGTAAATGACCCCTGGCGCCCGGCGCGGGGGTCTGTTTCGTCCACACCGATACCACAACACTGGAGAAGATGATGAACAAACCGAACATGGAACAACTTGCCACCGCCCAGAAGGCCAACGCCGAGGTGATGATGGCGCTGCTGCGCACCGCTTTCAATGGTGTCGAGCGTTTGACCGCCCTCAACATGGCGGCCTCACGCGAATTCTTCAACAACACCGTCGGTAACGCCCAGCAGCTTCTCGGCGCCAAGGACGCCGGCGAAGTCACCAAGCTCAACAGCGAGTTGGCCAAGCCGAACGTCGACAAGTGGGTTGACTACTCGCGCAGCGTTTATGACTTGGTGAGCAGCATGCAGAAGGAAGTCACTGCCGTGATGGAAAGCCAGTACAGCAGCTTCACCAAGAACGCCAGCAGCGCCGTCGAAAAGGCTACTGCCAGCGCACCGGTCGGCGGCGATGTTTTCGCGGCCACGATGAAGTCGATGCTGAACGCCTCGACCAAGGCTTTCGACAACATGACGGCGATGGCCAAGCAGTTCTCCGACGTCGCCGAAGCCAACATGAAGGTAGCCTCAACGGCGAGCACCAAGGCCGTCACCGCAACTACCGCTGCCCGCAAGACTGTCGCCAAGTAATACCGGCGCCTCGGTCACCGACAAAAAGCCCGCGAATTCCGCGGGTTTTTTTTGCGTCGACCGCGCCGTTTGCATCGGCGGTGCCTTACCGCTTATGGGCGCCAGGTCCACGAAATTCCGCGTCGCTCGACTTCCCCGCGGATCTCGTCCATTGCCTTGTCGACCAGCACCGGTTCGCCTTCGACGCCGAGTTCGAGGTGGCGGCGCTCGTTGCCGATCAGCGACGGCAGCGAGAACAGGCGCAGGGTCGGGTAGACGCTGACGATGCGTTCCATCAGATCGAGCAGGGCGCTCTCGTAAGCTGTCGGTCCGGTCAACAGCAAGGCCTTTTCCACGGTGCCCGTGACCGGGCGGAACTCGTTGCTGTAAAAGGTATCGAGCGCCCACTCGATCATCGGGTGCGCCATCTGCGGAAAGCCCGGAACAAAATAATGCTCGTTGGCCATGAAGCCAGGTATGCGGTTGAAAGGATTGGGAATGATCCTGACGCCCGCCGGGAAGGTGACCAGTTGCAGGCGTTGTGGCGTCATGTCGTCGGCGAAGCGCAGCTTCGCTTCCTCCAGCCCCTCAGGGTGTATTTCCAGCCCGACGCCGAGCGTCGCCGCCACTGCCTGCCGTGTCTGGTCGTCCGGGGTGTTGCCGATGCCGCCGCAGGAAAAGACTACGTCGCCAGCGGTCATCGTGCGCCGGAAGGTAGCGGTCAGGCGCGCGCGATCATCACCCAGGTATTCGACCCAGGACAGGCGCAGGCCGCGCTGGCCGAGCATCTCGGCGATCTTCGCGAAGTGCTTGTCCTGGCGCTTTCTCGAGAGCAACTCATCGCCGATGATGACGGCGCCAAAGCTGCGACTCATGCTGCACCTCCTTCGATGCTTACCAATGCGCCGCCGCGCGAGCGGCGCAGGGCCTCGAGCCCGAAATGGACGAATGACAGGGCGGCCAGCGCCGGGACCAGCAGGCCGACGAATGGAACGTGGGCGAGCAGCGCCATGGTCAGGCCGAGCATGAGGAACTGTGCCTTGTTTTCCTTGCGCAGCACCGTCCATTCATCGGCGGTGGCGTGCACCGACAGCGCGTCGTAGGCAAATGTCCGGCGGTTCAGCCAGCCCATCAGCAGCAGCGGAATGAGCAGAGAGAGGCCGGGGATCAGCCACAGCGGAATCGTCGCCACCCAGGCAATGACGAACAGAATCGATGCCCCGACGCTGTTGACCGTGGCAGCGACGAAACTGTCCTTGCCCATCGCCGCGACGTCGCGGTACTCGGTTTCCGCCAGGTGCTTCACCATGAGTGGCATGATGAAGATGGCCGCCAGCAGCGAGGCGGTGAGGTAGGCGATGGCGAAGATCGCCATCCAGCCGCCCAGGTAAGCCAGAATGTGCGCCAGCCAGATCAGCCCCCAGCCGACGAGCAGGGTCATCGGCGGATAGTCCATCATTTGCCGGACCACGGCGCCGAGCGCCCAGATCCCCAGTCCGACCGCAAGCAGCAGCGAGACGACGGCCGGCACCAACACATAGCCCCAGACCCTGCCCTGTTTCAGGCTGGCGAAGGTTTTCGCCAGCGCCAGCATCACGTCACCCATTTTTCACCCATTCCTGATTCCTTCCCATTGTTTCTGCAGTCGTCTGGTGGAGACTGGCACCGGCGTCCGCAGTTCCTGCGCATGGAGGCCGACGCGCAATTCTTCCATAAGCCAGCGGAACTGGTCTATCTGCGGGTCAGATGCGTGCAATCTGGCCAATTGTAAGGCGCGGCGTTCGTAATTGGTCCACAGCGGGCCGTATTCGGCCATCAACTGAGCATCGCGCGCCGGGTTGGCTCTGAGTTTATCGAGACGCACGCCGATGGCCTTGAAGTAGCGTGGGTAGTGCTGCAGCCGCTCGAATGGCGTGTCGCTGACGAACTGCTTGCCCATCAGTCGCTTCATCTGTACCTCGATGTCAGCCACTGCTGAGGCGTGCGCCTTGAAGGCCGGCAGTTTCTTGGTCACCGCCTGCCATTCGCCCAGCACGGTGCCGACCAGGCGGCAGACTTCCTGCATGATCAGCCCGAGTCGTGCCTTGGCTTCGGCGCAGCGCACCTTAAATGCCTCCGGCGTGGTCGGCAGCGGTTCGCTCAGGCAGGCACGCTCGAAGGTCAGGTCGATAATCTGGCGCTTCAGTTCGTCGCTGCTACCCAGCGCCATGTATTGCATCGCCATCGGCGCCAGGCCGGGCACGTTCTTGTCGAAGTACTTCACCTGCTCGCGAAACTGCAGCATGAACAACTGGGCCAGGCCCTTGCGATGACACTCGGTGGCTTCCTCGGCGGAATCGAAAACCTTCAGGCTGACGGTTTCGTCGCCCTCTTCACAAACGAGCGCCGGGTAGCCGATCACCGTTTGCTTGCCAACAGGAACCTCCATCAGCTCCGGTAATTCGCCGAAAGTCCAGTCGGTTAGTTTCGTGTATTCGGACGGGGTTTCGTGCAGTTCGGCGAACTCCTCCTTTGCTGAGTTGCCCCACTCGCCGCGCAGTGCCACCAGGCTGCGGTTCATGTCCAGTTGCCGGCCATGTTCGTCGATCAGCTTGTAGTTCATCGAAAAATGCAGCGGCAGCGCGTCGGGACGGAAGGCATCCGGCGTTACCGCCCAACCGCGGGCATTCAGGCCGCGCGCTTCGAGGATGTAGTCGATCAGTGGTGAAATGATGCCCTGGTTCAGCTTCTTGTCCTGACTTGCTACGGTCGACAGGAATTCTTCGGTAAATTCGGGCACCGGCACCAGTTTGGCGCGAATCTTCTGCGGTAGCGTCTTGATCAATTGCACCAGCTTTTCCTTCAACAATCCTGGCACCAGCCATTCCATGCGTAGCGCCGGGATCTGGTTAAGCTGCGCTAGGGGCAGGGTCAGCGTCACGCCATCCTTGGGCGAACCGGGCTCGAAGTGGTAGCTCAGTGCGTAGTCGATACCGCCGACCTTGAGATGATGCGGGAAAGCTTCGGTCGTGACGCCAGCCGCCGAGTGGCGCATCAGGTCATCCTTGGCGAGGAAGAGCAGCTTCGGATTTTCCAGCTCGGCGGTCTTGCGCCAGTGATCAAAGGTAGCGCCGTTGTGGATGCCTTCGGGAATCAGCGAGTCGTAGAAGGCAAAGATCAACTCATCGTCGACCAGCACATCCTGCCGGCGCTGCTTGTGCTCGATCTTCTCGATGTCGCGAATCTGCTTCTGGTTGTGCTGAAAGAAGAACCAGCGCTTGGCAAAGCTCTCTTCGATTTCCTCGGCAACCAGCCCCTGACGGATAAAAATTTCGCGCGCCTCGGCCGGTGCCAGCGGGCCGTAGTGGATGCGCCGCTTGGGGTTGATGACGATGCCGTAGAGCGTCGTCCGCTCCCAGCCGGCGACCTGCATCGCCTTCTTTTCCCAGTGCGGATCGAAGTACTGGCGCTTGATCAGGTGAGCGCCCACTTTCTCGATCCAGACATCTTCTATGCGGGCAACGCAGCGGCCGAACAGGCGCGTTGTCTCGGTAATCTCGGCGGCCATGATCCACTTGCCGGCTTTTTTTTGCAGCGGCGACGAAGGGTGAATCAGGTAACGGATGCCACGTGCGCCCAGGTAGTAGCCGGATTCGTCTGCCTTGCAGCCGATGTTGCCGAGCAGGCCGGTCAGCAGCGCCTGATGGATCGCCTCGTAGGTGCCGGGCAGCTGGTTTTCCCGCCAGCCCAGTTCAGTCACCATCGCGTGCAACTGGCCATGCACCTCGCGCCATTCGCGCAAACGCAGGTAGGAGAGAAAGTGCGCGTGACAGTTGTCGACCAACTGCCCGTTCGACTTCTTGTGGTCGACGGCATTTTTGAACCAATTCCACA is a window encoding:
- the lptA gene encoding lipopolysaccharide transport periplasmic protein LptA, which produces MSLRTVTLLILALLSQVAFAERADRDKPMQVEANRISIDDAKKIQILEGDVVVIKGTMVLRADRVVITEDEFGFQKGTAFGGKDGLARMRQKREGMDEYTDGEAERIEYNTNTEIAEFFHRAWVKSGPDQVRGDYIWYDSISEKYLVTAGQSRDPKAPPARVRALIQSRNKSAQVEQPAASGQPLELKGSGALGTTPARN
- a CDS encoding HAD-IIIA family hydrolase: MDTRMRASRVKLIAFDIDGVMTDGGLCYTDDGRELKIFSVQDGLGLKLLQRGGIELAIVTGRSSGVVAARAADLGIEHVFQGVADKRETVGGLLARLCFHWPECAFMGDDLIDLPVMMQCGLAIAPANARPVVRERAHVVMDSSGGHGAVREAAEFILAAQGKLENLFAAYLDPQ
- a CDS encoding sensor histidine kinase, with product MNTDTSSTLPWWSRQPHLLLAGHLLLLHALAFGGWKLPAIRILWFVAFGLFLLWQPFVAGERPMSWRQGGALLAAALASTWLLSPWLMLIWCGALAAVIGGRVLWTSDRLERAGYLFAFGYLVCLTIFGIVPEISPSVVLNPLSREMIAHYMPLLLGALLVFPSHPLRRRAGDAFDLFYGLLVFLALAVFVLGALAVTFVSAISYVEALAQTSLAIAAALLVLAWAWNPRGGFSGIGSALSRYLLSVGLPLEQWLIQLAETSEHESHPVRFLATIAEQLEHMPWVVGCRWQADSESGEVGETSPYPQEYRRDNLLLAIYFHYAPSPAMRWHVEWLLRLATEFYLVKFQTHELQRMSYLQAVYETGARVTHDVKNLLQSLHTLCYAAAQRGNPEATAQLLARQLPQIAERLKSTLDKLQRPQADDSCNVSSAKWWGRLQDRHTGDHIEWNDPAGEAEIPSALFDSIAENLLQNALTKRQHESGIEISARLTVDRDNPILTVRDTGQAIARSVADSLFRAPVASEYGLGIGLYHAARQAAETGYRLDLAENRPGSVVFTLAPRT
- a CDS encoding cation:proton antiporter, with the protein product MSSLSLALLLLGASVLAVVICRRFNLPPVLGYLLVGSIIGPHALNLMDDVHRVEYLAEFGVVFLMFSIGLEFSLPKLYSMKRIVFGLGLLQVVVSMLLIAGLVMFAGINWQLGIALGGIFAMSSTAVLTKLLAERMQFDTAHGREIMGVLLFQDLAVVPLLVIIPSLTQPPEKLAMLLGIALLKAVVVLAVILVFGQKLMRRWFHFVARAKSSEVFVLNVLLITLGLATLTELAGLSLALGAFVAGMLISETEYRLQMEEDIKPFRDVLMGLFFVTIGVKLDLHIVVGLWWQVLLILISLLAIKAAVVGLLSWRLGSTPGNAIRSALWLCAGGEFGFVLLGEIANAPKAIEQVALTVLVLSMLVAPFIIQYSEKLVMRFVASEWMMRSMQLTKIAAQSMDTEKHAILCGFGRNGQYLARFLGQEGITYIALDLDPDRIREAVAGGESVVFGDAGRKESLIAAGLMRASVVIVTMSDTPLAEKILFHVQSARPEVPVIVRTADERDLERLSRAGATEVVPEVLEASLMLASHALMLLGVPLNRVIRRVRQTRSERYSLLRGIYRGASDHDHDARDDHYQPRLHSILLGPGASAIGRTLDDLNLDEIGCEVSAIRRRGIRAVEPAPETRLLEGDVVVVLGDREAVTVAEERLLHK
- a CDS encoding phasin family protein, with the translated sequence MFTTPEQFAAANKATVDSLLSVANTALASAERIAALNLNTARSMMEDSVSGAKAMMGAKDVQDAMSIQASLAQPNVEKAVAYSRSVYEISAQTQEEMAKMIEAQFGDFQKTVAGLLDKAAKSAPAGSDVAVAAVKSAIAAATSAFDNMNKAAKQVAEIAEANVAAATNATVKAVGAVARGKK
- a CDS encoding KpsF/GutQ family sugar-phosphate isomerase, with amino-acid sequence MNPSLIADHFSSERALELGRQTLSIEAAAVKALAGRIGGEFAVAVRLILGCHGRVIVSGMGKSGHVARKIASTMASTGTPAYFVHPAEASHGDLGMITRDDVLLALSNSGESEELLRIIPLVKRQGARLITMTGAPTSTLAREADVHLDAGVEQEACPHNLAPTASTTAALALGDALAVALLDARGFGPDDFARSHPGGSLGRRLLTHVRDVMRTGDGVPTVSPRTGVTDAILAMSRGGLGLVAVLDDQKRTLGIFTDGDLRRAFEKRVDLLSARIDSVMHVRPRTIGPDRLAVEAVEMMERYRINALLVVDTDGRLLGALNMHDLFTARVI
- the lptC gene encoding LPS export ABC transporter periplasmic protein LptC, whose translation is MLVLLALLAGLTFWLQKVMAPAEAVSDGKFRHDPDIFAENFIIRTFDEGGRVKYRLTAPYMEHFPDDDSSELKSPVLTQYRPDAVTLTTSGNNARVTSQGDTVFLWDDVKAVRSETRERPVMVARMPDLTVEPDTGIAFTNSAVEITEDRSWVKGVGMQVDNNASTFVLQSQVTGMSYPRRAKK
- a CDS encoding prepilin-type N-terminal cleavage/methylation domain-containing protein encodes the protein MKNSQGGFTLVEIAIVLVIIGLLLGGVLKGQELITQAKIRNVANDLNGMSAAVYGYQDRYKKFPGDDNDAASRWTNPATISGDGNGAVGATGQATVIDCVGAGKDGENCRFWQHLRLSGFVGGDSGSWLAPQNAAGGILQAQNGALGLSALTICSTNLSGKIANAIDAQFDDGKPNTGQVRGTSNAAALNVTPTETAYVDDGGTVYVVCKTL
- a CDS encoding competence/damage-inducible protein A, which gives rise to MSRSFGAVIIGDELLSRKRQDKHFAKIAEMLGQRGLRLSWVEYLGDDRARLTATFRRTMTAGDVVFSCGGIGNTPDDQTRQAVAATLGVGLEIHPEGLEEAKLRFADDMTPQRLQLVTFPAGVRIIPNPFNRIPGFMANEHYFVPGFPQMAHPMIEWALDTFYSNEFRPVTGTVEKALLLTGPTAYESALLDLMERIVSVYPTLRLFSLPSLIGNERRHLELGVEGEPVLVDKAMDEIRGEVERRGISWTWRP
- a CDS encoding phasin family protein; translation: MNKPNMEQLATAQKANAEVMMALLRTAFNGVERLTALNMAASREFFNNTVGNAQQLLGAKDAGEVTKLNSELAKPNVDKWVDYSRSVYDLVSSMQKEVTAVMESQYSSFTKNASSAVEKATASAPVGGDVFAATMKSMLNASTKAFDNMTAMAKQFSDVAEANMKVASTASTKAVTATTAARKTVAK